The genomic interval AAACCTAATGGGAAGTCAAACTTCACCTTATTTTAGGGCATCGTGTAAGTACTGTTCATACTCTCCTATGATGCTAGTCAACatgctatatttttatatatgctaCATCTCAACACAACCGATTCTGTCGGACCCAAACCTAAACAACAACAGAAAACATAAACAAGTCCATCAGTTTCTCGTACTTACCCAAATCAAACAGGTTGAAATGCTCATTTGGGGAAGAAGTAGGAAGTTCGGCACTTGATACAAACTATCACAACAACCTTTAGATGGCAACACGCGCAATTCAAAGACAACGCGCGTGGCACGATCCTCGAGTGTTGAAGTCGCTTACCTTTCCTGAAAATATCCAAGGTTCAGGATCAACATCAAACAGCCGTCTGGGATTCCGAGTGGGGATTTCTGTTTATCTGGCCATGTTGCGCTGAAGTGAACTCAAGTAAGCCAGATGAAAGCAGGGTTGAGGGGGTCGAGTCTGCTGGATGTGGATATGCGGAAGATCCGCTCAGATAATAAAAGACCGATCGATCACTCGGTTTTATTGGCCGGTCACGACAGATCACTATAAATCATGGCGAGATGAACAGCGCCGTTTGAATATAGACAACTTAACTTCCTTACTGGAAATTCCCTGTGACGTAACGTACGTTCAACGCGTCTCGCGCTCACAATTGCTCTCGCGCGCCCACATGTGGACACTGGCAGAGCAACAAGTTCTTAAATGCTGTGTGTACATGTAAAGGTGCCAAAGAGGGCACTGAAAATAAtatgcattaataataataataaattgttctctgatatctacatagaatgtatgtggctttattaaaggaatattccattttcttaaaagaaaaatccagataatttactcaccaccatgtcatccaaaatgttgatgtctttctttgctcagtcgagaagaaattatgttttttgaggaaaacattgcaggatttttctcattttaatggactttaatagacaccaacaattaacacttaactcaacacttaacagttttttcaatggagtttcaaaggactataaacaatcccaaacgaggcataagggtcttatctagcaaaacgattgtcatttttgacaagaaaaataacaaatatacacttttaaagcacaacttctcgtctagttccggtcgtgatgcgcgagcgtgaccccacgcaatacgtcatgacgtcaagaggtcacagaagacgaacgcgaaactccgccccagtgtttacaagtggttGAAAGaagaccgttcctacgttgttgtatgccaactgatactaattaatgtctttgtgtcagtttattgtttacaatggtccgcaaatgtgcgttttatatatgtaacacgtgacctcccttcGTCACTaagcatttacgttaggtcacgctggaccggatctagacgagaggTTGTGCTTTagaagtgtatatttgttgtttttgttgtcggggatgacaatcgttttgctgggtgggacccttgtgcctcgtttgggattgtttatagtcctttgaaactctgttgaaaaaactgttgtgtgttgagttgggtgttaattgttggtgtctattaaagtctattaaaatgagaaaaatcctgcaatgttttcctcaaaaaacataatttcttctcaactaaacaaagaaagacatcaacattttggatgacatggtggtgagtaaattatctggatttttcttttaagaaaatggaatattcctttaagtgcaaaaatttcATTACGTGTATAGAGCTcgtattcatctatgcctaggtaaatacagttttacatcctacggcacctttaagctggggacatatcatgaaaatctgacctttttcatgtttaagtactataatcgggtccccagtgcttctatcaatctagaaaatgtgaaaaagatcaacccagtaacttttggTTAACCATTATatgcaagcatttgaaaaatagagggtatgcaacAACGTCACTTTTCCATGTGACCACACCGGagctcgccctgttgagtggcaaaacattcaacaaaacgGCTGGTTTTCTTAGCGGCTGCTGCAACAACGGCAGTAAAACGGACTATTATCAGCTTTAATTAAATTTAGTTGGCCTTAAAGGactagtccattttcttaaaaataaatccagataatttattcaccaccatgtcatccaaaatgttgatgtctttctttgttcagtcgagaagaaattatgttttttgaggaaaacattccagggtttttctcattttaatggactttaatggaccccaacagttaACAGTTTCTAacgcagtttaaaattgcagtttcaaaggactctaaacaatcctaaatgaggcataagggtcttatctagcaaaacgattttttttggcaagaaatatatatatatatttttaagaatatggactaatcctttaacagtgACCCTAACAACTTGCCAAACAACCAGTAGTCTGTGGACATTGGCATATGGCCAGACATTGCTTTCCCTGACATGTGTGTTTGTCTTGTCTAACACTTTTAAATCATCCCACCTTtgtagaacacaaggctcatcaTCATGGATGTTTTTTGATGAAGGCTCACTGACAAAACTTTGCAATTACACAAAATAAGAGTATTCATTGGTGTATTTTTATAGGTTTTTTATCCCAAAATTGTACATACCTGACATATGGCTACTGCTACCGATTTACTTCTGCTtcgagtgttttttttttttgtggtctAGAAAAAGACAGCtccaaatttttgttgaatctgttAGCACAGTCAATCACACAACTACTTCTCCCATTTTAGACGCGTTTTCATGCTATGCTAATGCTGTCGCTCTGactttttgccactcagtgggcgtaaccgcagtcattTTCGCCGAAGATGGCATCACgcgcagtgttggggaaagtttcttttaaaacaatattaagttactcccaaaaaagtaactaattgcgttacttttcatggaaagtaatgcttactttttcttggctgaggcttgttctcttttaggccttgcaggtgttttttatgactgaaaagttctgcattaagaaattgcatatttcatcacaaaaatgttgagctctggcctgcaatctcagtttctgactcaaaccgTTAGTCAGAAGTCAGACCATAACATCAAGGGTTTGAACACAGGCAAcacaatactgataaaaatgtataccttgccatgcacttttagttactttggataaaagcacccGCCAAAGATGTAAATGAGGTGTGTGTTGTGGTGCACTACTATTTTGTTGCACTATTTGTATAGTTGTGAAGTATACGTctatttaattactttttattttatttgatcttattttgtctgtttttcCTTATGGCATTGGTgtgaaaaataaagtaaaatttcATTGTACAGGGAACATTACATAATAGAGCTCAGTATAGAATTATTAAGTAATTATTAATAAGCATTACTGGCGGGCAGGTTTATGTATTTGATCACAAAGTATTATAGTAACTTTATATGAAATCAGGTGAAAACTCACAAAAGTTGTCAGGAACGAGCCCAGCCAATTACTCCCagaaaatgtaaacaaacaaaaaatggtAGTCAACTATTTtctaatatgttttttttttatataaacatttgtcaaaattgacttttttgtgggatagaaataaaataatgtcCTACTGTCTTTGATTTAGCAGtcttaaaataagttatcaCTACTTTACATAGAGTACAGTTAGCTCTTTCAGAGAACTAATAATAGTTCAGCAGTTGTTAATAGATCTCGCCTCTCGGTGAGAGGTGACGCATGTTAGCTATTGGGTCTAACAACTAGTGTCAAATTTCATCCCATCATTAACacttcttgaaaatcttttatAACAAACAACTTATGCCttcttcagggttcccacaccttagttaacttcaaattcaaggagctttttaaggactttccaggttcaataccctcaaattcaaggactaaatggggggacacatttcaagtgagagcaaggttacattgtgttaccttttaagatacattgttacatttccctttcgagggaactcaccctgcgtcactgcggtgacactttggggacgcctccaggggtaagtgcgtctgaatgtgtatatcaaattcaaccaatggtgggcttaatgacaaagacagggtgacacgggaggaagtatatcgctatctgaaatattgccaatgacggcgttacagggatgcaggaaatatggcaagggagacgcagcgtctcgttcccttctcagggaacaacagttacattcgtaacccgagatgttttcatgtttcaaacacaactatgcaaaaaacattttggtatgaattaacattcacatacagaagatataagcatttaaagcgaacagtttagcacgtgtgcttaaaaagtctagaattttttatgatattatcctacactaaacagggaataatatggatttttttccagaaaacttcttgcataaaatagattcaagcaatttgaatgacctgtatctatgcatgcatattttcaaaaacttcccagggccttgaatttttttctcccagattcacaaactttcaaggatttcaaggacctgtgggaaccctgcttcTTTTAAGACAATTTCATGACAACATATAGACTTAAATCCTCTCTCATTAATCCTGCAGAAGGAAGGAAACCTCACACGATTGTTTATCAACTTTATTGAGCGAACAAAAATCAACAGCTAGAAGAGCTATTAGTTGATCAGTCGTCCATCAAGAGCTTTCGATCACGTATATATTCAGTGCAATGAGAGAACAGTGTGTTTAGGAGGATAGACAAACTAATAGCTCCCCGTtctaaaaacatcaaaaacagGAGAGAAAAAGAGTAACAAAATAAGTTTTCAGACTCTAAAAGTGGACGTGTATTTGCTTAACATCGTCTGCAGATATTCATCTTTGGCAGACCACAGACCAATTACTTTAGtacatgcaaaatatatattttcgtAACTGCTGATACAATGACGTGACTGATTTGGTAAGAAACAGTCAGTTATAAGCAAGAATATATTTCACAGACCATAGTTCTCATTGCTATcgtaaaagcatataaaaacatgaaagcCAACAGATTTCATAGGCTACGTTCACACTGCAGTCAAAATCTGATTTTTATTCTCATGTGAATTAgacctgtttttttttgtttttttgcatgaCAGTGTGAACAGCAAAAACCACATGGAATCATGTCTAATGTTTTACAATGCAACCTCAGCTTCAACAGTCATATCAGAATTCACATCACCTTATAAACCTTAACTTGTAAACAATAAGTGTATCTGACCTTATCTGATATCAGCCACATTAAAAAAACAgccaaacaacaaaaaaatcttaTCCTTAAATCTGTATCGAGTATTAAGGCTTGCGGTGTGAACGTAGCCATAGTTTGCTGGCACCTGTAAaactgttgttttatttatcttaAATAGCACCTCTAGCCAGTGGCATGAGTTACAAGCGACCAATGTTTTCTCttaagtttttaattttttattttaataaaaaaacatctgaGCTCGTAGTGAAAACatgcttttttgacacaagCATTTTTGTGAACAGAAAGCTGGTGATCTTCGCAACGTCGTGGGGTCCTTTTTACAGCTCGTGAATGAATATCGAAGGGGGCAAAATAACCAGGCAGAACTTATATGGTCTGAATATATGGCTAACCGTCAATTCGTTAAGGGTAGGTTGGGGGATTGTAGTTTGATTTTTCCAGCTATACTGCAAATTGGTCTGATATCCAGGTATCACATGGCGTACTTTTGAGTCCATTCCCGAGCTATTCTGTTGTACCTGCAGAAGATAAAGAAATAGAGAGATATTAAGTATAGCACGGGCTCAGACACTTTTGCAGAATCACTCATGCTGGGTGATCGGACGGTCTGCCAATTCGGCTCAGGccagcacaaacacacacacacggtgcAGAAAAACCTCAAGGTCAGACACAGCGGTCTCCTCTCATTTCCTACTGATCCACACTGCAGCACTGACCATTACATCTGCTGTTTGTTCTTTTGCGAGTAAAAGCCAAACAAATTTCCATACCATAATTTCTGCCAATCTCTTTATTTGGGGGATAAATTGCAATATACGATAAATATCTATGACCACATTTATATGCACCCTcataatgcgattataatggtATTTGGCAATACTGCCATTATACTTTACCTTTTGTAAACACAATACTTCGATAAAAATAATgctttgtaaacattttaatcGTATTTATACAGCACTAACTGAAGTGCATgtgtgttttagtcacgcaccttaaagagacactccactttttttaaaagtaggcttATTTTCCAGATCCCCCAGAGATAAACAATCAAGTTTTTccattttggaatctattcagccgatctccgggtctggcgctaccacttttagcatagcttagcataattcattgaatctgattagaccataagcatcgcactcaaaaataaccaaagagttttgatattttttcctatttaaaacttgactcttctgtagctacatcatgtactaagaacAATGGAAAATTAAacgatcgggttcgggtcttGGACACGagtgtgtgcgtcaatgtccttttcaaacctctcatctgtttgccaagagcgcctGCGACATTGTGCGGCTGGCGGTAGGGttattttcgttgagacagacatgtcagtcaattggTGTCATCATCAGattacaaagtaaaacaaatggagcagctcgccaaattggttgcgaggccaccggagtttctttctgtctaactGCTGCGTGcatttacattcgggtccagtcgggttaaaaaaaattgccactagTTCGGGTGAGACTTGGGTCTAATTTTCTTGCatttgtctcgggtcgggtctttctttaaaaaaaaattatttatgcacgtcaGGTTAGGTTATAAAGTTTTTCGGGTTATTTTCTTGTAGGGTAcgtttctttggacccgagaagacctctaccaGAAACATCTCAAATAACACGACAGCAGCGTATAAAATTGTTACAGGCACTGTCTTCATTACGGCacagaataacaaaatacatcCATAAGagcgtgtttgtcatttaacgtaagtaaaGAAAAACAGcgagttcatcatttgtgctctgtATTTGGCCATGTCTGAATAATAAGCATAATCATTAGCAaataatcagaaaatataaactgcatgtaaacacgAATGACGAGGttagctccaggaaatgtcttaaggatatatttatattgctgttcttcaaaccttttcaggtattttcatgataataaagaatatgtttaataattatgtttgacgagtgttgctttttcaaatgcatgttataaacgactcaaactaacagtgattttagatcgataaggacttactgatcaaaacccgtagtacatgaaatagctgtgaatatcGGCTATgtgattcagaatagtgatcggccacgtatttttagtggagatcggcattgattGGAGCATCCCTAATTAGGATATTACTAGGTACTAgtagatattttgtaaatgtctatactgtaaaatatctaaaatttgaTAAATCCTTAGTAATATGTATTGCAATGGATTTAATTTGGGCCAccttaaaggcaattttctcaaatttagatttttttgcaccctcacaTTCCACAATTTTAAATGGTTGTATCTCAGCCATGTAttatcctatcctaacaaaAAAAGACCCCTATGACTGGGTTTTGTGGTCCACGGtcatatataaacattcatGTCAGGCAATATACTAGACGATTTTTCACAATTACATcctccattaaaaaaaaaaaatcacaaaataacAACACAACATATTTTAGAAGTGCATTATAACCTAAGGAAAACTATTTAACtataatgctgcattcacaccaaacgcgataCATCTTCAACTTGTGCAAAGATGCAGTTGAGGCGAACAGAGTGTGTTTTTGCGAAAATCATATTGTCAGAATCACTTCATCCGTATCGCCCTGCGCAAGTTCGCTTCtctgcattgactttgtatgtagtAACTGTTGTATGTAGTTGTAATTACTCACGCAAATCATTgcattcgcgtttggtgtgtatgccccataacACTTAAAAATCTTGCCGGAAGTACAGTCATTCAGGTATTTTTGTCTaatgtttttcgaatactataaATTCGATCAAGTATGAAAGTAGGCGATTTCAGATGCAGCTCTAGTAAGAAAACTTACAAATCTAGTAGCTGTGAGGCTTAGCCCACATAAGGATATATACTTACTtttcattgtctgttttatAGATACGTGCTATCTCTGGCACTAATGGATCATCTGGGTTTGGATCACATAAGAGCGAGCAGATGGACAATAGAACTGCAAGAGAAAGACGAAAGGGGTTGTCACACATCCTTACATGGTATAATAGATAATTGTGATCTTGGCAAAAAGATGTTGTTGCATGCAATGTTTTCTGTTCCCAATTACTCTTTGCAATACTTGTCAGCTCACCTTTAGAGATAGTTAACGCAGGAGACCACTGTGACCTTAGAATATCCAAACAGATGCTGCCGTTACTGTTAATATTTGGGTGATAAATTCTTGTGGTGAATGCAACCTAGTGAAACAGACCATAAAACACACACGTTATAACTCATATCTAAAATATCAACAGGCTTTCTGTAGTGATGTCTGCCAGTGAGCAAGTTATAATGTTGGGAAAGCTGAATCCTATTCAAGTCTGCTCTTTATATTGTgacttataaataataaatcagtGGGCTGCTTATataaagtaaataattttttaccttAGGTGGTTTGAAAGGATAGTCTGTAGGAAAATGAATAGTCAGGAAAAACACACCGCCCTGATATGGACTGTCATTCTGCAAGACAAGAAGTCCACAGTGTGAATATTCTGTTGGATTGACTTTAACATTATTGTTGTAAAAACTGTGCATCCACTTACAGGTCCCATAATTGTCGCTTGCCAATGAAACActgcaaataaagaaaaataaatctgTGAGTATGGTGATGTGTTTGAGATAATGAGAATGTATGATAAAAGTGAAATAACTCACAATCATCCCCAACTGGCCCTGCAGAGCACTGTGCTGGAGGGTCCCTGCCCAAATCAGTCAGCTCCTGAAGACAGACACAGAAAAGAAATCATCTATTAGTGCTTGCCATTAAAAGAACAGTTTATGGTATGGATCAGTCACATCAATCTCTCAtcttttaaatttatttatacaatTATAAAGCTCATTTTGATTCATGTAAattagttatatatatatatatatatatatatatatatatatatatatatatatatatatatatatatatatatatatatatatatatatatatgtatatatgtatatatgtatatatatatgtatatatatatgtatatatatatatgtatatatatatatatatatatatatgtatatatatatgtatatatatgtatatatatgtatatatgtatatatgtatatatatatatatatatatatatatatgtatatatatatatatatatatatatatatatatatatatatatatatatatatatgtatttgtaAAGATAAATATTTTCAATCTCAGTtccttaaagagcacctatttcattgctaaaaaacttcgttattttgtgtatttggtataatgtgttcgcgtggtttattattttccacataccatacatttttgtagctccagatatcctgccttcctcaaaTGCTTTTTGTACAAAACTAATCAAGCTGAAAAGCTCCGtggctctgattggccagctaatctgtatgcttcgattggcctgaatacctctgacatcagctggaaacgtgacgctccttaccatgtttgaaagattgcATTgttgtcacaatgcaatgctgacaagAGTTATTATGGTACATTCACAAAGCGCAAAAGCGTTAATGCTTGACGTAGGGCTTGTCTGAAGcctggccaacagccaatcacagtggctataacacatgctccggtcttgcataaacgtaattggctggctcgcaCTAAGATATTTGCATAAGGGGATCTGATTGGGTGACGCACGCACTGGTGCTTGAAAAGTTTAGAAATGTACGAGGAACGGCAGTGACGCGACGTTGACgaatccacaattcagttcggcaacgcatgacgtcacccattaaaataaatgagaagcgttaacaccactgatctatataaatgactggattgggcatagaacgcttaacgtaacagcgtgaggtgaagccagcgcagagttcgagccgccatcttggtatacccaaccgggaGAGGgggtcattgacttccattcaaaatcatgttttaaattctcccgctttacagcgtatcagtcacgcaagattatttttaggatacgtgtacgtaaattaactgttaattctggtgttatttgcaatgtttatgctttaatcaggcaggaaaatggatttataaaaaaactttaaggtgagtgtgtctgctgcgttctgttaataatgacacgggtataaataaagtttttttaacattcagctacacggtcagcgttatttctctaaataagttgaggtaacttgtaagtttagataacataaaaccagcaaattattgcatgtacaaaatatgattatttatttagatttcagaatgagcacgtttgtcattaatactaaatatgctgcagtgcagtctgtctgctgatctgatactgcaatgaagatgaatgtataataactgattaaaaactaaaatgtacaactttcagtaaataactatgtacatgcttaggacgtttgtgttgtaataatgtacagggtaacttcagatacaaaaacgaagactagtttttaatgttttatcattaaaatctgatcacgtccattgatttaatagaatgtttgggtatacaaacatggcggcgcagtggcttcacagttgtgacgtcatgtgcaatccagtcatttatatagatcagtggttaaCACTTATGCCCTGTGTCAATGTACTGCTACAGGCTCAGTCCGAAGTGGCAGGAATTACGATAATGACCATTGATGCCacgaagtaaactgttgcctacaatccgtgtgtttgttgtagtccaagataAGAGATTTACGTTAGAAATGATAACTCGCcttgggtttgtaccttttgcatatcgttaacatgtactaataaacacttacacaccaaaggaaatgaaaaatcgtgaatcagaccatagttgctctttaactTTTTTCCCCTAATGAAAAGACACTCATTTGTAAAGCCAaagtctgacagacagtaaaatgaccACTCATTCATTTTTTAATCTGACAGTATGTTCGCGGTAGTCTTATTCTAACAGTACTGGAAGGTGTCAGATCCACAAACTGTctggaaaatattttaaagtactctttcaccgccattgacgagatatctcgtcaattaagagaaaacgcaactttttaaacccggaagtattgccctctggcaagctgctgcatgtccgtgtctgttttaaagatcgctctgaatgggatctcaatgaaaagtccgtcacaaaaattgaattatctctgcttttagctcaaaatttggtgattttgcagaaacctacccatattcaaaagctgattacaaaagaaccacttaaGTTAGGATGAAcggtttgaaagcagagggtctgttctttcatttggtatattgtatgtttatatatttaaagaagaacattttctggaaggcattaaactttggtgaaaatcatgaaaaacgctggcgctggctggcaacttttttaaaaaacgctggcggtgaaagagttaaaaagagtatatttataaatcttatgcatAATAAACGTTTATTAAGTTTCACCAATTTTCTATTTGTCTCCGTTTTACTGTTATTACATCTGTGTTATATTGACCTCATATTGCCCAGTCAGCCACACTGCTATATTAATGTTGGTATGAgccataacaaaa from Misgurnus anguillicaudatus chromosome 16, ASM2758022v2, whole genome shotgun sequence carries:
- the ube2d2l gene encoding ubiquitin-conjugating enzyme E2D 2 (UBC4/5 homolog, yeast), like yields the protein MALKRIHKELTDLGRDPPAQCSAGPVGDDLFHWQATIMGPNDSPYQGGVFFLTIHFPTDYPFKPPKVAFTTRIYHPNINSNGSICLDILRSQWSPALTISKVLLSICSLLCDPNPDDPLVPEIARIYKTDNEKYNRIAREWTQKYAM